The sequence TCGCCCTCTCGCTGTTGTTAGTGCAAAACATGATTGTTGTGTGGAATGTCTCGCATATGAGTCGCGCGATTAGCCATTTGAAACAGCAAGGATTTCGCTTTGATCTCGCAGATCTCAAACATACAACCCCGCTTTTGACGAGTCATATCCGGATGATTCCTGATTTCATATTGAAGGTCGAACACGGCCAGAACATGAATTCCATGATTGCGAACCCTATTTAGTCGCGCAACACCAATAATGTGCGCATGGTTATCCCATACAAGTATAGGAGATCAGACGATGATACACGAACCCCATAAACAGATTGAAGGGTGGACAGAAGAGGATTTATTACGCTTGCCTTCTGAAGAGAACGACCACTATGAGTATAAATCAAGCCAAATACCCATGGATAGGTTGAAAGAAAAAATCAGCATCGCAGCCTCAGCCTTTTGGAATTCAGGCGGTGGGTTCTTCATCGTGGGTATTGATGATACTGGTCACATCGATGGTGGTATTGCAAAAACTGTTGGCCGCCAAAAACTTCCAGACTGGATTGATCAAATCCTTCTTGGGCTTAACTGTAAATTCCCTCAAAAACTCCCACTTCAGTACATTTGAGCTACTTTATTCCTAAAAAATATCTTATTCCGTCTACGTCGGGACTATGATTGGGATGTGTTTGCGGGGACGCGGGGATAGAGCGGAGATGGGGTGGATGCAGGGTTGGGTGTAGAAACGCTGACGGATTGTCCG comes from Herpetosiphon gulosus and encodes:
- a CDS encoding ATP-binding protein, with product MIHEPHKQIEGWTEEDLLRLPSEENDHYEYKSSQIPMDRLKEKISIAASAFWNSGGGFFIVGIDDTGHIDGGIAKTVGRQKLPDWIDQILLGLNCKFPQKLPLQYI